The DNA region agtggagagaaaccctatgaatgtaaagaatgtagtaaagcattctcTCAGGCAAGTCatcttcggagacatgaaagaactcacagtggagagaagccctatgaatgtaaacaatgtagtaaagcattccgCCATTGCAGAAATCTtagggtacatgaaagaactcacagtggagagaaaccctatgaatgtaaacaatgtagtaaagcattcagtcggGCCAGTCATCTTAGGGTACATGAAAgtactcacagtggagagaaaaggtatgaatgtaaacaatgtagtaaagcattcagtcggGCCACTCATCTTAGGGTACATGacagaactcacagtggagagaaaccctatgaatgtaaacagtgtagtaaagcattcagtcggGCCACTCATCTTAGGGTACATGAAAGaacgcacagtggagagaaaccctatgaatgtaaacaatgtagtaaagcattcaacCAGGCTGGTAATCTTAAGGTACATGAaaaaactcacagtggagagaaaccctatgaatgtaaacaatgtactaaAGCATTCAGCCAGG from Erinaceus europaeus chromosome 23, mEriEur2.1, whole genome shotgun sequence includes:
- the LOC132535533 gene encoding zinc finger protein 709-like, whose protein sequence is MAVSQCSVTYEDVTVIFTQEEWTLLNPSEKKLYRDVLLENHRNFLSIGKLLEEHSTNKQQYNHQGSKQSNIIKITKINKRSQNGEKTQGGVYNKVFTYSSHLKNHKRIHVGKKSYECKQCSKTFSQYSCLRLHERTHSGEKPYECKECSKAFSQASHLRRHERTHSGEKPYECKQCSKAFRHCRNLRVHERTHSGEKPYECKQCSKAFSRASHLRVHESTHSGEKRYECKQCSKAFSRATHLRVHDRTHSGEKPYECKQCSKAFSRATHLRVHERTHSGEKPYECKQCSKAFNQAGNLKVHEKTHSGEKPYECKQCTKAFSQAINLRLHERTHSGEKPYECKQ